The window GCTGTCGCGCGCCTCGACGAGCAGGTCGTGCTTGGGGCCGTACGGACCGGTCAGGGCGCGCTCCAGCTCGCCCACGTAGTCGTCGATCCGCATGCTGCCAACTCTAGGAAGCGGCCTCCCCTCGGCGGATCCGGAAGAACCCTGAGATCTGCCTACGTCGGGACAACCTATATGTAGATAGTCTACATATTAAGCCGGGCGAGCTCGTCCGGACTGAGCGCCAGGTCGGCCGCCGCGGCCGAGTCCCGGACGGACTCGGGGCGGCTGGCGCCCGGGATGGGCACGATCACCGGGGATCGGGCCAGGAGCCAGGCCAGGGTGACGCGCTGCGGGCTCACACCGCGTTCGGCGGCGACGGCGTGGAACGGCGTCGAGGCCGCCTGGTCCAGCTTGGAAGGGCCGTCGAGCGAGCTGCGGGAGATGCCGCCCAGCGGGCTCCACGGCAGGAACGCGATGCCCAGCCTCCGGCACAGATCGAGCTCGGGTTCGCTGTCGCGGACGGCAGGCGAGTAGCGGTTCTGTACCGAGACGAGCCCGTCGCCGAGGATCTCGTACGCCTGGCTGATCTGCTCGGCGGTCACGTTCGACAGCCCGGCCATGCGGATCTTGCCCGCGTCCAGGAGCACGCGCAGCGCCCCGACCGACTCGGCCCAGGGCACCGCGGGGTCCGGCTTGTGGAGCTGGTAGAGGTCGAGGGCGTCCACGCCGAGCCGCCGGAGCGAGCCCTCGCAGGCGCGCAGGAGATGCTCGGGTGTGCCGGTCACCGTCCAGGAACCGTCACCGGGCCGGCCCCGTCCGCCCTTGGTGGCGATCAGGACGGAGCCCGGGTCGCCGCCGTGGGCGGCCAGCGCCCGCGCGATCAGTTCCTCGTTGTGGCCCCGCTCACCGGC is drawn from Nonomuraea muscovyensis and contains these coding sequences:
- a CDS encoding aldo/keto reductase, with amino-acid sequence MRTRRIGTVEVGVVGLGAMPLSVEGRPDEARAIAVIHAALDAGVTLIDTADSYHWHAGERGHNEELIARALAAHGGDPGSVLIATKGGRGRPGDGSWTVTGTPEHLLRACEGSLRRLGVDALDLYQLHKPDPAVPWAESVGALRVLLDAGKIRMAGLSNVTAEQISQAYEILGDGLVSVQNRYSPAVRDSEPELDLCRRLGIAFLPWSPLGGISRSSLDGPSKLDQAASTPFHAVAAERGVSPQRVTLAWLLARSPVIVPIPGASRPESVRDSAAAADLALSPDELARLNM